The following proteins are co-located in the Candidatus Binatia bacterium genome:
- a CDS encoding polysaccharide deacetylase family protein, with amino-acid sequence MSAQTKGIIAIAAVIALIAGAWRAVVHRSAVPPALVTPNTNVHLEFSSGIAARLYRVMHELPTENRSGRPRLIALTFDDGPYPVYTPMLLDVLHDLGVPATFFLIGADAQQWPELTRRIEAGGNEIGDHTYTHPNLDQESADEVRREILGGRDALWPLSHDPAVRTLMRPPHGRYTERTLRIAQALGYSVVLWTDDSGDWRTVTVDRLQRHLLAYATAPEIVLMHSGKLATIEALPYVVERFKRAGYKFVTVGELLKLVGTDELNHPLRRAV; translated from the coding sequence GTGTCGGCGCAGACCAAGGGCATCATCGCCATCGCGGCGGTCATCGCATTGATCGCCGGCGCGTGGCGAGCCGTCGTGCACCGGAGCGCAGTGCCGCCCGCGCTGGTCACGCCCAACACCAACGTGCACCTCGAGTTTTCGAGCGGCATCGCCGCGCGGCTCTACCGCGTGATGCACGAGCTTCCCACCGAGAACCGCTCGGGACGCCCGCGCCTGATCGCGCTGACCTTCGACGACGGGCCCTATCCCGTTTACACGCCGATGCTGCTCGACGTCTTGCACGATCTTGGGGTGCCTGCGACGTTTTTTCTGATCGGCGCCGACGCGCAGCAGTGGCCCGAGCTTACGCGCCGGATCGAGGCCGGCGGGAACGAGATCGGCGATCATACCTACACGCATCCGAACCTCGATCAAGAATCCGCGGACGAAGTGCGCCGCGAGATCCTCGGCGGGCGCGACGCGTTGTGGCCGCTCAGCCACGATCCGGCCGTTCGGACGCTGATGCGCCCGCCGCACGGGCGCTACACCGAGCGGACGCTGCGGATCGCTCAGGCGCTCGGATATTCGGTCGTCCTTTGGACCGACGACAGCGGCGACTGGCGCACGGTCACCGTCGATCGGCTGCAGCGTCATCTGCTGGCCTACGCGACCGCGCCGGAGATCGTGCTCATGCACAGCGGCAAGCTGGCGACGATCGAGGCGCTGCCCTACGTGGTCGAGCGTTTCAAGCGGGCGGGGTATAAGTTCGTCACCGTGGGAGAGCTGCTGAAGCTCGTTGGGACCGACGAGCTCAACCATCCCTTGCGGCGAGCGGTTTAA
- a CDS encoding LCP family protein: MTRRILTIAGIVAIGLVSTLAGYAVFEHKNPVTAITQIFVPSPQQVFGKNNLIVLVEGLDYDYTDKDEEFSTNSRSDVIWAVNLDFANKRIYELSVPRDMIATLPNGTQAKINQAQSDGGVKEAKSVISQWLGIPGFDRYVVLRIDATKEFVDAIGGVSVNVKSSNCLQYKTNCTGDTLDYDDSWGHLHIHLKEGLQHLNGERAVAYMRFRHDWCSDPCRIKRQQQVLHAMVAKVKGDKVNTFLHLGDMLRVFRKYVQTDFTDSELLAIANYYQGTPDSSIVAAQVPYTDDVNLPGYGDSLVPDTAARAHLVAAMLTALPAPVPSPDAMTLAAIPPNTLRVDIKNGSGVTGAARRVADVLKQAGFTIGDVGDADRSDYGTTEIHEHSSVTFAGAKVRSALPKSLRKAVVVPDGSPTSSPVATATQTSDVTVIVGSDLTSKSPADLLPDHS, from the coding sequence TTGACTAGGCGCATCCTCACCATCGCCGGAATCGTCGCGATCGGCCTCGTTTCGACGCTGGCCGGCTACGCGGTCTTCGAGCACAAGAATCCCGTGACGGCGATTACTCAGATCTTCGTTCCTTCCCCGCAACAGGTGTTCGGGAAGAACAATCTGATCGTGCTCGTCGAGGGTCTCGACTACGACTATACCGATAAGGACGAAGAGTTCTCGACCAACTCGCGCAGCGACGTGATCTGGGCGGTCAATCTCGACTTCGCCAACAAGCGAATCTACGAGCTCTCCGTCCCGCGCGACATGATCGCTACGCTGCCCAATGGTACGCAGGCGAAGATCAACCAGGCGCAGTCCGACGGCGGCGTCAAGGAAGCCAAGAGCGTCATTTCGCAATGGCTGGGCATTCCCGGCTTCGATCGCTATGTGGTCCTGCGCATTGATGCGACCAAGGAGTTCGTCGACGCGATCGGTGGTGTCAGCGTCAACGTCAAGTCTTCGAATTGCCTACAATACAAGACGAACTGCACGGGCGACACGCTCGATTACGACGATAGCTGGGGCCACCTGCACATCCATCTAAAAGAAGGACTGCAGCACCTCAACGGCGAGCGTGCCGTCGCGTATATGCGCTTCCGCCACGACTGGTGCAGCGATCCGTGCCGGATCAAGCGCCAGCAACAAGTGCTGCACGCCATGGTCGCCAAGGTCAAGGGCGATAAGGTCAACACGTTCCTGCACCTCGGCGATATGCTCCGCGTCTTCCGCAAGTACGTGCAGACCGACTTCACCGATTCGGAGCTGCTCGCGATCGCGAACTACTACCAAGGCACGCCGGATTCGTCGATCGTCGCCGCTCAGGTCCCGTACACCGACGACGTGAATCTGCCGGGCTACGGCGACTCGCTCGTCCCAGACACCGCCGCGCGCGCACACCTCGTCGCCGCGATGCTGACCGCCCTGCCGGCGCCGGTGCCGTCGCCCGACGCGATGACGCTCGCGGCGATTCCGCCGAACACGCTGCGCGTCGACATCAAAAACGGCAGCGGCGTCACGGGCGCCGCCCGCCGAGTCGCCGACGTGCTGAAGCAGGCCGGCTTCACGATCGGCGACGTCGGCGATGCGGACCGTTCGGACTACGGAACGACGGAGATCCACGAGCACTCCAGCGTCACGTTCGCCGGCGCCAAGGTGCGCAGCGCCCTGCCGAAGAGTCTGCGCAAGGCAGTCGTCGTGCCGGATGGGTCGCCGACCAGCTCGCCGGTCGCAACGGCGACGCAGACCAGCGACGTCACGGTCATCGTCGGCAGCGATCTCACGTCGAAATCGCCGGCCGACTTGCTGCCGGATCACTCGTAA
- the rimO gene encoding 30S ribosomal protein S12 methylthiotransferase RimO → MPSVAFVSLGCAKNLVDTEVMIAKLGGAGWRLEADSDRADTVVINTCAFIDPAKAESTETILEHASRKRAGQQLIVAGCLAQRYGEQLQSLIPEIDGVVGTGAYAGIVELLADVEAGRRPVRLALEAEPEHDFLPRLVTTPRATAYLKIAEGCDHPCTFCIIPALRGKFRSRSAESICAEARALVAGGAKELVLIAQDTSMWGRDRGMRRGGLAGLLERLHEIDGLEWIRLLYLYPATVDRELIDAIARLPKVCKYMDMPLQHAHPEVLRAMLRPSNGERYLELIDEFRARVPGITMRSTFIVGFPGETDEHVAYLEEWIGRAQLDRVGFFEYSAEEGTPAARFADRVGARRRRQRLIRLREAQRLASERARSKRCGTTVRVLVEESRRLRERDGFRSYLGKSRAWFGRSDGEAPAVDGGIYFTGQASVGEFTRVRLEEHGPFDFYGRAIPGERDAV, encoded by the coding sequence ATGCCGAGCGTCGCATTCGTAAGCCTGGGCTGCGCCAAGAATCTCGTCGACACCGAGGTGATGATCGCGAAGCTCGGCGGTGCCGGGTGGCGCCTCGAAGCTGACTCCGATCGCGCCGATACGGTGGTCATCAACACGTGTGCCTTCATCGATCCTGCGAAGGCGGAGTCGACCGAGACGATCCTCGAGCACGCGTCGCGCAAGCGCGCGGGGCAGCAGCTGATCGTGGCCGGATGTCTCGCGCAGCGCTACGGCGAGCAGCTCCAGAGCCTGATCCCGGAGATCGACGGCGTCGTCGGCACCGGAGCGTATGCCGGGATCGTCGAGCTGCTGGCCGACGTCGAGGCCGGCCGCCGGCCGGTGCGGCTCGCGCTCGAGGCAGAGCCGGAACACGACTTTCTACCGCGCCTCGTGACGACGCCGCGTGCCACGGCTTATCTGAAGATCGCCGAGGGCTGCGATCATCCGTGCACGTTCTGCATCATCCCGGCGCTGCGTGGAAAATTCCGTAGTCGCAGCGCGGAGTCCATCTGTGCGGAAGCGCGTGCGCTGGTCGCGGGCGGTGCCAAGGAACTCGTGCTGATCGCTCAAGATACGTCGATGTGGGGCCGCGACCGCGGCATGCGCCGCGGCGGTCTCGCCGGGCTGCTGGAGCGGCTGCACGAGATCGACGGCCTGGAGTGGATTCGGCTCCTGTACCTCTATCCGGCCACCGTGGATCGCGAGCTCATCGACGCCATCGCGCGCCTGCCCAAGGTTTGCAAATACATGGACATGCCGCTGCAGCACGCGCATCCGGAGGTGCTCCGCGCCATGCTGCGGCCTAGCAACGGGGAACGTTACCTCGAGCTCATCGACGAATTTCGCGCGCGCGTTCCCGGCATCACGATGCGCTCGACGTTCATCGTCGGATTCCCCGGCGAGACCGACGAGCACGTCGCTTACCTCGAGGAGTGGATCGGCCGCGCGCAACTCGATCGCGTGGGATTCTTCGAATACAGCGCGGAGGAAGGCACGCCGGCGGCGCGATTCGCGGACCGCGTCGGCGCTCGGCGGCGCCGGCAGCGCTTGATCCGATTGCGCGAAGCGCAGCGGCTCGCCTCGGAGCGAGCTCGAAGCAAGCGCTGCGGCACGACGGTGCGCGTGCTGGTCGAAGAGTCGCGCCGGCTCCGCGAACGCGACGGTTTCCGCAGCTACCTGGGAAAATCCCGAGCATGGTTTGGGCGGTCGGACGGGGAAGCGCCAGCCGTTGATGGCGGTATTTACTTCACCGGCCAGGCCAGCGTGGGCGAGTTCACGCGCGTGCGGCTCGAAGAACACGGCCCATTCGATTTCTACGGTAGAGCGATACCCGGGGAGCGCGACGCCGTTTGA
- a CDS encoding YajQ family cyclic di-GMP-binding protein, whose protein sequence is MASESSFDVVSRVDGQELDNALNQTRKEIENRFDFKHSKTSIDFDGKKITLISDDELKMKNVVDVLQGKAVRRGIDIKAFDFSEIEPAAGGTVRRIVTLRSGIPKDQSKALIERIKSLKLKVNAQYQDEQIRVSGKNKDDLQKVISSLRSMEFELPLQFVNYR, encoded by the coding sequence TTGGCGAGCGAATCTTCGTTCGACGTGGTCTCGCGCGTCGATGGGCAGGAACTCGACAACGCGCTCAATCAGACGCGCAAGGAAATCGAGAACCGCTTCGACTTCAAGCATTCGAAGACGAGCATCGATTTCGACGGCAAGAAGATCACGCTGATCTCCGATGACGAGCTGAAGATGAAAAACGTCGTCGACGTCCTCCAGGGCAAGGCGGTACGTCGCGGCATCGACATCAAGGCGTTCGACTTCAGTGAGATCGAGCCGGCCGCCGGCGGCACCGTGCGCCGGATCGTGACGCTGCGCAGCGGCATCCCCAAGGATCAGAGCAAAGCGTTGATCGAGCGGATCAAGTCGTTGAAACTCAAGGTGAACGCGCAGTACCAAGACGAGCAGATCCGCGTGTCGGGCAAGAACAAGGACGACTTGCAGAAGGTCATCTCGTCGCTGCGGTCGATGGAGTTCGAGCTGCCGCTGCAGTTCGTCAACTACCGGTAA
- a CDS encoding RodZ domain-containing protein → MSGASEALGERFRAAREARGMSVSDVAEQIRIRSLYLAAIEDENWNTIGAPVYVRGFLRTYARFLGLDPEEAVAAFNSTQPLPQTTTAAREPEARGAAPSWAGVALLWGAGTVAVLLIAFVVFTELTMPRRSGLPAVAVASAAPVAASPTAAAATAPPATNTPAGAVDGAKSLALVLSAPSWLRVTVDGSVSMEGTFPAGTSKTFHGKNALVRIGNAGGVEVYVDGKDVGKLGKQGDVVEHAFTL, encoded by the coding sequence ATGTCAGGAGCGTCTGAAGCGCTGGGTGAGCGGTTTCGCGCGGCCCGCGAGGCGCGCGGCATGTCGGTTTCGGATGTCGCCGAGCAGATCCGAATTCGCTCCCTCTATCTGGCCGCCATCGAGGACGAGAACTGGAACACGATCGGCGCGCCGGTCTACGTGCGCGGCTTCCTCCGGACGTACGCACGCTTCCTCGGGCTGGATCCTGAGGAGGCCGTCGCCGCGTTCAACAGCACGCAGCCGCTGCCGCAGACGACCACGGCGGCACGCGAACCGGAGGCGCGCGGCGCAGCGCCTTCGTGGGCGGGGGTGGCTCTGCTCTGGGGCGCGGGTACCGTCGCCGTGCTGCTGATCGCCTTCGTCGTGTTCACGGAGCTGACGATGCCTCGCAGGAGCGGCCTGCCGGCGGTCGCCGTCGCCAGCGCGGCGCCCGTGGCCGCGAGCCCGACGGCCGCCGCGGCTACCGCCCCGCCGGCGACCAACACGCCGGCCGGCGCGGTCGACGGCGCCAAATCGCTCGCGCTGGTGCTCTCCGCCCCCTCCTGGCTGCGCGTCACGGTTGACGGGAGTGTTAGTATGGAGGGCACGTTTCCGGCAGGAACGTCGAAGACATTCCACGGGAAGAACGCCCTAGTACGCATCGGAAACGCCGGCGGCGTGGAGGTCTACGTCGACGGCAAAGACGTCGGAAAGCTGGGAAAGCAGGGCGACGTCGTGGAGCACGCGTTCACACTTTAA
- the mnmA gene encoding tRNA 2-thiouridine(34) synthase MnmA, with amino-acid sequence MGKERVVAAMSGGVDSAVAAGLLLESGYDVVGITMKMYTPSRPAHARSCCGIDDFDDARRSAAVLGIPHYVMDFEEAFRRNVVERFVSDYANGRTPNPCVSCNNFVKLGTLAQYADRLGARYVATGHYARVERRDDGPHLFRSAHAKDQAYALAQLTPAQLARLVLPLGELDKAATRAHASRMALPVHDKAESQDVCFVEGGDYRDVIKRLRPEIDAGGAIVATTGEPLGEHAGIAYYTVGQRTRLPASSAGPRYVTRIDSATNTIVVGREDELLADELEADALNLIRPERFASDETPVRAMIRYRAAPAPAVATILDGDRVRLRFERPQRAISPGQLVALLDPSTDEVLGAATISAPA; translated from the coding sequence ATGGGAAAAGAGCGCGTCGTTGCGGCAATGAGCGGTGGAGTCGACTCCGCCGTCGCCGCCGGTCTCTTGCTCGAAAGCGGTTACGACGTCGTCGGGATCACGATGAAGATGTACACGCCGTCGCGGCCCGCGCACGCGAGGAGCTGCTGCGGCATCGACGACTTCGACGACGCCCGGCGCAGCGCTGCGGTGCTCGGAATTCCCCACTACGTAATGGACTTCGAGGAGGCGTTCCGGCGAAACGTCGTGGAGCGCTTCGTCAGCGACTACGCGAACGGCCGCACGCCCAACCCATGCGTGTCGTGCAACAACTTCGTCAAGCTCGGCACGCTCGCGCAATACGCGGACAGGCTCGGCGCGCGTTACGTCGCCACGGGACACTACGCGCGCGTCGAACGCCGCGACGACGGCCCACATCTCTTCCGCAGCGCGCACGCGAAGGATCAGGCATACGCGCTGGCGCAGCTGACGCCCGCGCAGCTCGCGCGCCTGGTGCTGCCGCTCGGCGAGCTCGACAAAGCAGCGACGCGCGCACACGCGTCGCGCATGGCGCTGCCCGTGCACGACAAGGCCGAATCGCAGGACGTCTGCTTCGTCGAGGGCGGCGACTATCGCGACGTGATCAAGCGCCTGCGTCCGGAGATCGACGCCGGCGGCGCGATCGTCGCGACGACCGGCGAGCCCCTGGGCGAGCACGCGGGCATCGCGTACTACACCGTCGGTCAGCGAACTCGGCTCCCCGCGAGCAGCGCCGGACCGCGCTACGTCACGCGCATCGACTCCGCGACGAACACGATCGTCGTCGGACGCGAAGACGAGCTGCTCGCCGACGAGCTCGAGGCGGATGCGCTGAACCTGATTCGACCCGAGCGTTTTGCTTCCGACGAAACGCCGGTGCGCGCGATGATCCGCTATCGCGCCGCGCCCGCTCCAGCCGTCGCCACCATCCTCGACGGCGACCGCGTGCGGCTGCGCTTCGAGCGTCCGCAGCGCGCGATTTCTCCCGGCCAGCTCGTCGCGCTGCTCGATCCGAGTACCGACGAAGTCCTCGGCGCCGCCACGATAAGCGCCCCCGCATGA
- a CDS encoding DUF5671 domain-containing protein: MSARQDTDTELLAFLRSAKEQNISDDFVVALLRQNGWPERRIYRAYSAFYADRLGAPLPKRYQPAENARDAFFYLLNFITLGFWTVALGQIFYRLIAYWLPDPSQPVLYGSLRDDIAWQVATVIVAFPTFVYVHSLIARELRKRSDLYESPVRRWLTYLTLVVAAIVVLTDAAWVIEALIRGELTLRFILDSLVLLVIGGGVFVYYLRTMEPPAAAE, from the coding sequence ATGAGCGCGCGGCAGGATACGGACACAGAACTGCTCGCGTTTTTGCGTTCCGCCAAGGAGCAGAACATCAGCGACGACTTCGTCGTCGCGTTGTTACGGCAGAACGGCTGGCCCGAGCGCCGCATCTATCGAGCGTATTCGGCGTTCTACGCCGACCGGCTCGGAGCGCCGCTCCCGAAGCGCTACCAGCCGGCGGAGAACGCGCGCGATGCCTTTTTCTACCTGCTCAACTTCATCACGCTAGGCTTCTGGACTGTGGCGCTGGGGCAGATATTCTATCGTTTGATCGCCTACTGGCTGCCCGATCCGTCCCAGCCGGTGCTTTACGGGTCGCTTCGCGACGACATCGCATGGCAAGTTGCGACCGTCATCGTCGCGTTTCCCACGTTCGTGTACGTGCACTCGCTGATCGCGCGCGAGCTCCGAAAGCGCAGCGATCTCTACGAATCCCCAGTACGGCGGTGGCTAACGTATCTCACGCTGGTCGTGGCGGCGATCGTCGTGCTCACCGACGCCGCATGGGTTATCGAAGCGCTGATCCGCGGGGAGCTGACGCTGCGCTTCATCCTCGATTCACTGGTCTTGCTCGTCATAGGCGGAGGCGTCTTCGTGTATTACCTTCGGACGATGGAGCCGCCGGCCGCGGCGGAGTGA
- a CDS encoding CPBP family intramembrane glutamic endopeptidase, translating to MDATGLSAFSSLPLLPLLAIFWYGQRLPAREVGFTWGRSPAARSYAIAVLYPVALMAILAGIAALAGALNPAAAPHHKTGAWLSLLILTVTTIPVALVTEEGFFRGWLWASLRRAGSAPIVALAFTSIAFALWHWSSVVLPTGYNPPLAQVPTFMVNAALLGATWGMLRLHSGSLVVASVSHGVWNGLAYALFGFGTHVGALGIGNTAIFGPEVGVLGMLLNAIGVFTVWRILGFPKP from the coding sequence ATGGACGCAACGGGTCTCTCGGCCTTCAGCTCGCTGCCGCTGCTTCCGTTGCTGGCGATCTTCTGGTATGGGCAGCGACTACCGGCACGCGAGGTCGGCTTCACGTGGGGCCGTTCCCCGGCGGCGCGGAGTTACGCGATTGCCGTGCTCTATCCGGTCGCCCTCATGGCTATCCTCGCGGGCATCGCGGCGCTCGCCGGGGCGCTGAACCCGGCCGCCGCGCCGCATCATAAGACCGGCGCGTGGCTCAGTCTGCTGATCCTGACTGTAACGACAATTCCCGTTGCGCTGGTCACCGAGGAGGGATTCTTCCGCGGCTGGCTCTGGGCATCGCTGCGCCGCGCGGGCTCGGCGCCGATAGTTGCGCTGGCCTTCACGAGCATTGCCTTCGCGCTGTGGCACTGGTCATCGGTCGTGCTGCCAACCGGATACAATCCGCCGCTCGCACAGGTTCCCACGTTCATGGTCAATGCGGCTTTGTTAGGAGCCACTTGGGGAATGCTGCGGCTGCATTCTGGCTCGCTAGTCGTAGCCAGCGTGAGTCACGGCGTCTGGAACGGGCTCGCGTACGCGCTCTTCGGTTTTGGAACCCACGTGGGCGCGCTGGGCATCGGCAACACCGCCATCTTCGGCCCGGAGGTAGGCGTCTTGGGCATGCTCCTCAATGCGATCGGCGTCTTTACGGTATGGCGAATCCTGGGATTCCCGAAACCTTGA
- the mqnC gene encoding cyclic dehypoxanthinyl futalosine synthase: MPSLASLLERAAGGGRLELDEGLRLYNEADIHELGAAAHARRMQLHSPDVVTYVVDTTINYTNVCNVHCTFCAFFRPEHHKEGYTMSHDQVLDRVKYAVDQGATQIMIQGGVNPDLGIEWFERLFERVRSEYPQVDLHSLSVSEIVGIAHIEGISTRDVLARLKAAGMKSLPGAGAEILVERVRKRISARKVQPHEWLGVMREAQLLGMPTTATMMFGSIETSAERIEHLHVLRELQDETGGFTAFIPWYYVPFKTPLRGKEATGLEYLRVLAISRLYLDNFAHLQASWLTPGLKMGQLALFYGCDDMGGTIIEEQVVHDAGSTNEATRRDLEELILKAGFKPVLRDTYWNLRDDLALATAAS; encoded by the coding sequence GTGCCCTCGCTGGCTAGCCTGCTCGAGCGCGCCGCCGGGGGCGGACGGCTGGAGCTCGACGAGGGGCTGCGCCTCTACAATGAAGCCGACATCCACGAGCTCGGTGCCGCGGCGCACGCGCGGCGGATGCAGCTGCATTCGCCCGACGTCGTGACGTATGTGGTCGACACGACGATCAATTACACAAACGTGTGCAACGTGCACTGCACGTTCTGCGCCTTCTTCCGGCCGGAGCATCACAAAGAAGGCTACACGATGTCGCACGATCAGGTGCTGGATCGCGTGAAGTACGCGGTGGACCAGGGCGCGACGCAAATCATGATCCAGGGCGGCGTGAATCCAGACCTCGGCATCGAGTGGTTCGAGCGGCTCTTCGAACGCGTGCGCTCTGAATATCCGCAGGTGGACCTGCACTCACTGTCCGTCTCGGAGATCGTCGGCATCGCGCACATCGAGGGCATCTCTACGCGCGACGTCCTCGCGCGCCTGAAGGCCGCCGGCATGAAGTCGCTGCCCGGAGCAGGCGCGGAGATCCTGGTGGAGCGCGTGCGCAAGCGCATCTCGGCGCGCAAGGTACAGCCGCACGAGTGGCTGGGCGTGATGCGCGAGGCGCAACTGCTCGGCATGCCGACGACGGCGACGATGATGTTCGGCTCGATCGAGACCTCGGCCGAACGCATCGAGCATCTGCACGTGCTGCGCGAACTCCAAGACGAGACGGGCGGCTTCACCGCCTTCATCCCGTGGTATTACGTGCCGTTCAAGACGCCGCTGCGCGGCAAGGAGGCCACCGGGCTCGAGTACCTACGCGTGCTCGCGATTTCGCGCCTCTATCTCGACAACTTCGCGCACCTGCAGGCGTCGTGGCTCACGCCGGGCCTGAAGATGGGTCAGCTCGCGCTGTTCTACGGCTGTGACGACATGGGCGGCACGATCATCGAAGAGCAAGTCGTGCACGACGCCGGCAGCACCAACGAGGCGACCCGCCGCGACCTCGAAGAGCTCATCCTCAAGGCCGGCTTTAAACCGGTCCTCCGCGACACTTACTGGAACCTTCGCGACGACCTCGCCTTAGCCACCGCCGCATCGTAG
- a CDS encoding menaquinone biosynthesis protein: MLRCGRIEYTNDLPIYAAFDAGAIEYPGTLHADVPARLNSMLLRGELDMGPVSAFAWAANPERLVLLPDLCIGARDEVVSVVLVSRKPPALLGGSKVYVSEESASGRYLLRIILEQRYRVRPKYVDESDPRARASAGDPTLLIGDAAIDAIGRFPSEMVYDLGRLWHEWSGHQTVFAVWAARRDAYENDPTPFHACMHALTDAYTWSRSHSPEVVALAQRTIPRPAGFYESYFGKLNFMFHAAARNGLAAYCRELVEIGAIADVPVPLREAASALAG; the protein is encoded by the coding sequence ATGCTGCGCTGCGGCCGAATCGAGTATACCAACGACCTGCCGATCTACGCTGCGTTCGACGCGGGGGCGATTGAGTATCCGGGCACGCTGCATGCCGACGTTCCGGCGCGTTTGAACTCCATGCTGCTGCGCGGCGAGCTGGACATGGGGCCGGTGAGCGCGTTCGCGTGGGCGGCGAACCCCGAGCGTCTCGTGCTGCTGCCCGATCTGTGCATCGGGGCGCGTGACGAGGTCGTTTCGGTTGTCCTCGTGTCGCGCAAGCCGCCGGCGCTGTTGGGCGGCTCGAAGGTCTACGTCAGCGAGGAGTCGGCGAGCGGGCGATATCTCTTGCGCATCATACTCGAGCAGCGCTACCGCGTCCGGCCGAAGTACGTGGACGAGAGCGATCCACGCGCACGAGCATCCGCGGGCGACCCGACGCTGCTGATCGGCGACGCCGCGATCGACGCGATCGGGCGGTTCCCGTCCGAGATGGTCTACGACCTCGGAAGGTTGTGGCACGAGTGGAGCGGCCACCAGACGGTCTTTGCGGTGTGGGCAGCGCGCCGCGACGCGTACGAAAACGATCCAACGCCGTTTCACGCGTGCATGCACGCGCTGACCGACGCCTACACGTGGTCGCGCTCGCACTCGCCCGAGGTGGTCGCGCTAGCGCAGCGTACGATTCCGCGTCCCGCGGGATTCTACGAGAGCTACTTCGGGAAGCTCAACTTCATGTTCCACGCCGCCGCGCGCAACGGGCTGGCGGCGTACTGCCGCGAGCTCGTCGAGATCGGCGCGATCGCCGACGTCCCGGTGCCGCTGCGGGAGGCCGCCAGTGCCCTCGCTGGCTAG
- a CDS encoding CofH family radical SAM protein has protein sequence MPFSDPMFVEVERKLDAGVPLSMDDGLALYRTWDLHTLGRLARKQKERKSGKKVFYVLNRYINSTNVCFAGCTFCSFAADEFKEPQRVFRMTADQVFAKAVETGTNFNQIHIVGGHDPRQLSLDYWLPLMRRFKQALPHVQLSLFTAAELEYMAKRHRLSFPAIIGMLKEAGLDNVNGGAAEIFADGTRSKICPNKVSAANWVEIHEELHRQGVASNATMLYGHIESLEDRVDHLIRLRESQERSPGYNAFIPLAFHPDGNELSYCGWTTGLDDVRTFAVARLMLHNFDHIKAYWMIQGLKVCQVALQFGADDMDGTHGSTDEEMIYHSAGTQSGQYVDDREFRRLIEEAGYVPVRRNSTYEEFAYDWTPALPVSS, from the coding sequence ATGCCGTTTTCCGACCCGATGTTCGTGGAGGTCGAGCGCAAGCTCGATGCCGGCGTGCCGCTTTCGATGGACGACGGCCTCGCGCTCTATCGCACGTGGGATCTGCACACGCTCGGGCGGCTCGCGCGCAAGCAGAAGGAGCGTAAGAGCGGCAAGAAGGTCTTCTACGTCCTCAATCGTTACATCAACTCGACGAACGTGTGCTTCGCCGGCTGCACGTTCTGCTCGTTCGCGGCCGACGAGTTCAAGGAACCGCAGCGCGTCTTTAGGATGACGGCAGACCAGGTCTTCGCCAAGGCGGTCGAGACCGGAACGAATTTCAATCAGATCCACATCGTCGGCGGGCACGATCCGCGCCAGCTCTCCCTCGATTATTGGCTGCCGCTGATGCGCCGCTTCAAGCAGGCGCTTCCGCACGTACAGCTATCGCTCTTCACGGCGGCCGAGCTCGAGTACATGGCCAAGCGCCACCGTCTGTCGTTCCCGGCGATCATCGGCATGCTCAAGGAGGCCGGGCTCGACAACGTCAACGGCGGCGCGGCGGAGATCTTCGCCGACGGGACGCGCTCGAAGATCTGCCCGAACAAAGTGTCGGCGGCGAACTGGGTGGAGATTCACGAAGAGCTGCATCGCCAGGGCGTCGCGAGCAATGCGACGATGTTGTACGGGCACATCGAATCGCTCGAGGATCGTGTGGATCATTTGATTCGCCTGCGCGAATCGCAGGAACGTTCGCCGGGCTACAACGCGTTCATTCCGCTGGCGTTTCATCCCGACGGCAACGAGCTTTCGTATTGCGGCTGGACGACCGGGCTCGACGACGTCCGCACGTTCGCGGTCGCGCGCCTGATGCTGCATAACTTCGATCACATCAAGGCCTACTGGATGATCCAGGGCCTGAAGGTCTGTCAGGTGGCGCTGCAGTTCGGCGCCGACGACATGGACGGGACGCACGGCTCGACCGACGAGGAGATGATCTATCACTCGGCCGGCACTCAATCGGGCCAGTACGTCGACGATCGCGAGTTTCGCCGGCTGATCGAAGAGGCCGGTTACGTGCCCGTTCGCCGCAACTCGACCTACGAAGAGTTCGCCTATGACTGGACGCCCGCTCTGCCAGTGTCATCGTGA